The genomic window GCCAAGTGTGCCATCGGCTGCTCCCCGCGCGCGACCGCTGCGTCTGGTGCGATGCGCCCACCATCACGGTGCCAGACCTCCGCGAGCAGGTCGTCCGGCGGGCCCTCGACCAGGGCGCCAGCATCGAGATCGTACGCGGAGAGGCGGCGAGCAAGCTGAATGAACAGGGTGGCATGGGAGCCTGGACTCGCTTCTGAGTCCCGCCCGTGGAGCGCAGCGGCGTCGATCCGCCCATGAATAGCGGCAGCTCCCGCTGCGGCTATGCCGTCCTGGAGCATACGGCCGATGTCGGGCTGCGCGTGTGGGGGACCACGCCGGCTGAGGCCTTCGGGCAGGCCGCCCGCGGAATGTTGGCCATCATCGTCGGCCCCGATGCTTCCATCCTGCGTGCTTCGCGCCCGGTTGAAACGCGCGAGGTCCGAATCGACGGCGTCGACCTGGTCGATCTCCTGGTTAGCTGGCTCTCGGAGCTGCTCGTCTTGCTCGATGCGGACGGATTCCTGCCCATCGACCCACGTATCGACGTGTGCGGACCAACCGAGCTTCACGCCTGGGTCAGCGGATACCAGCTAGCCGAGAATGAGTGGCCGGGTGGTCTCATGATCAAAGCGGTGACCTACCACCAGGCGCGCGTCGATGTGCGGGATGACCGGGTCGAGGCTCAGGTCATCTTCGACATCTAGCGAGACGCCGGGGCGCCGGCATCGACCGGTTGCGATGGCGGTGCATCACACGCCAGGCAGAAGCTCGCCAGGTGCAGGGGTTGTCCGGGTCGGCTTTCATCGCGGAATACGGTAATGCCCTTGAGCCCAAGCGCGAAGGCCTGCAGAAAGGTCTCTTTCACCGTCTCCACCGTTGCGCCAGGAGGGAGATTGACGGTCTTGCTGATCCCCGCGTCAACTTCGTCCTGAAACGCTGCCTGCACTTTGAGGTGCCACTCGGGCGCAATCTGGTGGCTCGCGGCCAAAACGGTGTGGATAGAATCGGGCAGCGCGGTCGACCGCGTGGTAAGGCGCTCCAGCATCTCCTCCACCGCGACGCCGAATTCCTGGGCAAGCTCCGCTACGGCGTGGTGCAGAAATTCCAGCGTCTCTCCCTCGGCGAGCACCCGGCGGTACGACAGCGCATAGATGGGCTCGATACCCGAGGAGCAGTCGGCGAGGATACTGAGGCTCCCGGTGGGCGCAACGGTCGTGAGCGTGGCGTTTCGCCGCGGCTTCGCACCGTGATCGGCGAACACGCTTCTCCGGAACTCGGGGAAGGGTCCCCGAACGGCTGCCAGCGCCTCCGAAGCGGCGATGGCCTCCCGTCGGATGAAATGCATGACGCGCTTCGCCGTCGCAACCGCCTCCTCTGACGCGTAGGGGATGCGCAGACGGATGAGCAGATCCGCGAACCCCATCACGCCGAGGCCGATCTTTCGATTCGTCAGGCACATCTCCTCGATCTCGCCGAGCGGGTACCGGCTCACGTCCACCGCATTGTCGAGGAAGTGGACCCCGAGCCGGACCGCGCGGCGGAGGCGCGGCCAATCGACGGCCGGCCCACCATCGCCAGATCGAACCATGTGCGCGAGGTTGATTGATCCGAGGCAGCACGCTTCGTATGGCAGGAGCGGCTGCTCGGAGCACGGGTTCGTTGCCTCGAGGGGCCCGAGCTCCGGCGTTGGGTTGTCGCGGTTGATTCGATCGAGGAAGAGGAGCCCAGGCTGGCCGTTGGCCCACGCGCAGCGCGCAATCTCGTCCAACAGCCCGCGCGCGTCGACCGATCGGACCACAGCTCCGGTGCGGGGGTTGACGAGCGGGTACGATTGCCTGTGGGCGACGGCGTGCATGAAGGAATCGGGCACGCCGACCGACAGGTTGAACGTGGGTAGGGCTCGCGGATCCTGCTTGGCGTGGATGAACTCGTCGATGTCCGGATGATCGACGCGGAGAACCCCCATGTTGGCGCCCCGCCGCAGACCGCCAGTCGTGACGACCGCGGTCGCCTGATCAAAGATGCTGATGAAGGACACGGCGCCGCTCGAGCTGCGCCTGGTCGAGAGGACCACGTCGCCCCGGGGCCGGAGTCGCGAGAACGAGAATCCGGTCCCGCCGCCCGACTGCTGAATGAGGGCTGCCGCTCGGACGCTGTCAAAGATTTTCTCGAGCGAATCTTCCACGGGGAGCACGAAGCAGCCATGGAGTTGACCGAGCGGAGTACCGGCGTTCATCAGGGCGGGTGAGTTGGGCAGGAAGTCGATCTGCGCCATCAAGCGGGCAAAATTCGCCGCGGTGCGTTTGGCGTCCGCGGACGCGCCGTACAGAGCGTCGGCGGCTGCAACGGCCCCGGCCACTCGGCGAATCAGTTCGGATGGGGTCTCGACAATCGTCCGATTGGGATCACGGCGCAAATATCGAAGGCGAAGCAGCTTTGCCGCGTTTTCGGAGAACGTCGCCGTCACCGCGCTCGCCCGCTATCCCTTGATGACGCCCAGCGGCTCCAGCTCCGCCACGATTCCGGCGATGCCTGCGCGCTCCAGGATTGAGACGACCTCTCGGACGTCCTTGTACGCCTCGCTCGACTCCTCTGCGAGGGCGCGCCGATTCTGGGCGCGGACGAGGATCCCGCGCTGCCGAAGCCGCTCCGCGACGTCGATGTTCACGAGGGCGCGCGTGGCGGCGTGCCGGCTCAACGTTCGCCCGGCGCCATGGCAACTCGATCCCCAGGTTTCCTGCATCGCTCCGCCCAGCCCCACACAGAGGAAGGAATAGCGTCCCATGTCGCCGGGCACCAGGACCGGCTGCCCGACCGTGCGATAACGGGCCGGCACGTCGGGATGGCCGGCCGGAAATGCCCGGGTGGCGCCCTTTCGGTGGACGCACAGCTCCAGTTCCTCGCCATTGACGACATGCCGTTCGAGCTTCGCGATGTTGTGGGCCACGTCGTACACGATCTGGATCGAATCGTCCGCATCGGCGATGCCAAGCACCCGCCGAAAGCCGTCGCGCACTGCCGCGGTGATCGCCTGGCGATTGGCCCATGCGAAATTGGCGGCCGCTGCCATCGCTGCCAGATACTCCTGGCCCTCGGGTGACCCGACGGGAGCGCAGGCCAGTTGCCGGTCGGGCACGTCGATATCGTAGCGCGCCATCGCCCGCTGCATCACCGCCAGCGCATCCTGACACACCTGGTGCCCAAGTCCGCGCGAGCCCGTGTGGATCGACACGACGATCTGGCCTGGCCCGGTGAGTCCGAAGACGCGCGCCGCCTCCTCGTCGGAAATGGACCTCACGGCCTGTACCTCGAGGAAGTGGTTTCCGGAGCCGAGGGTGCCGAGCTGTCCCGCGCCCCGCTTGCGAGCCCGCTCGCTCACGCGCGCCGGTTCTGCGCCGGGAAGGGCGCCGCCCGACTCGATCACGTCGAGATCGGCCTGGGTGCCGAGGCCCATGCCCACGGCCCACGCCGCACCCTTGGAAAGGATCCCGTCCTCATCGTATGGCGTCAACGTTCGCGCAGCGGCGTGTCCCATCCCCGCCGGCACGTCGCGAAAGATCTGGTCGACGAGCTCCTTCAAATGGGGCAGGACTTCTTCGCGACGCAGGGGCGTCCGAAGGAGTCGTACGCCGCAGTTGATGTCGAACCCGACCCCGCCCGGCGAAACCACGCCGTCAGAAGCCCGCGTCGCCGCCACACCGCCGATGGGAAAGCCGTAGCCCCAGTGGATGTCGGGCATCGCGATGGCGTGGCCGACGATGCCAGGGAGTGTGGCCACGTTGGCCACCTGCTGGATGGCCATGTCGGCGGCCATCGTGCCCATGAGCGCCTCGTCCGCAAAAATCAGGCCGGGCACCCGCATACCGGGCATGTAGTCGATGGGCAACTCCCAGCGAACGGGATCAAGTCGGCGGAGGACCTGACGCCAGTCGCGCTCTTGCGCCTCTGCTGCCACCATACCTCCTATCCAGATGGCTCGTGCCGTCGTCCACGCGCGACCCTACGCGGCGGAGCGCATTGCCTCTTGCAGCGCGGCCGCCACGCGGGATTCCTCACCGGGCTCCTCGCTGAGGGCTCGGATGTGATCCAGCGTTCGCCTCACGGCTTCGTCCTGGACGCTCGTTTCGTGCTTGCCCTGCTCCATGTAGTTGTCGCCGCCGGGTGGATCGCGGTGGCCCCACGCGATCTGCCAGTGGCCGGCGCGCTGCCGGAGCGTCACGTACGCACGCCCAATTCGGTCGGTCCAGAAATAGATCGTCGTGTCTGTCATCGCACATCCGCCTTCTGGCGAAAGCCAAGAACTGCGCAGGCCCTGAATTGCGCCAAGGGGATATCGTCTTTGCCCACGCAGATCAGCGTGGGGTCTTCGGTGCCCGGAAACCGCTCGCCGTACTCGACCTTGATCTCCTCGGCTCCTTCGATCTCGATCTCCTGGCCTCCCGAAAGATAGATCGTCATCATCTGGGCTCTCCGGTTTCGATCATCGTCCTGCTTCAAGCTTAAAGAACGGGGCCAAGCATGGAAAGCCACGGGCGGGTGGTTATTCGCGAGCGACGGTCCTGCCCCGTTGGGTGGCCATCAGCCTTCGGCCGCGACCTCGAGCTGATCGACGACGGAGCTGACGCCGGGCGCGTGACGCGTGGCCTCGATGGCGGCCCGCTTTTCGGGCCACGAGCGCACCTTCCCCTGCAGCGTAACGGTCCCGTCGGCCACCAGGACCTCGATCCGCTCTACCTCGCGCGCGAGCTGGCGCTGCAGCGCGTCCTCGATCGCTCGTCGGATCTGGTAGGGGGACAGTTCGGGGCGCCGGACTTCCAGCTTGTTGACGATGCGCGTCACGCCATTGATGTGCAGGACCGCGTTCCACGCGTCGTCACGCTCCCGCAGGAGGTCGACCTCCCCCTCGAGCGTCAGCTCGCCGTGAGAAACGGTGGTGCGAATCCGATCCGCGGCGACGAACACGTCGCGTTCTAGAGCGCGACGCACGTCCGCGGCGATGTCCACGTCGGTGCGGATGGTGCTTGTCGGAAGTCGAACGTCCACGTGGTTGACAACGTCCAGAACGTCCCGAACCCGATGCGCGGCGTTCTGCGCCGCGATGCGAGCCGCATAGCTCGGAACGGTGCCGGTGAGGGTGACAATGCCATCCTGCACCTCGACGCCTATATCCGTCTCGTCCACCCGCGAGTCCCACTTCAACTCGGCCACGACGTCGGATTTGATATCGGAATCGGATTTCACAGCGCTCACCATCGTGCCGTGCCTCGATACGGTGGCATCCGAAAACAGGATAGCTGCCCGAAGCTGATGGTTCCATACCCCGCAGGGTAGTTTCCCCCAGTGCACCGTTGGCCCGACGGTGGACGGGCCCGCGACTCACCATCGGGCCGCGCCGGTCGCTCCATCACGCTGTCGACCGTGCTGGCTAGCTGCGGCCTCCATCGGTGACGACGATGATCCCTCCTTCAGACCTGGGCCAGATGCGCATGACGCGCGCGGTTCGTCCGCGGTGCTGCGTCGAGATGTACAGGCCGCGTGGCCGCGTGTAGGATCGGCTCCAAGCCAGGCAGGCGTCCCAAACCCTGGGCGTGTAGACGATGGGGAGCAGCGCTTCCAGATGATCGACAACGACGCGGTGGTAGAGCGTCCCGTTCTCGTCGCGGATCTCCGCCAGGTACCGGTATTTGGCCAAGGGGCTCGGCATCGTTCGAACGAGTTCCATGACGCGCGCCTCCTGCTCCGCGATGGACTCCACGCGGGATGGTCGGAGCCTCTCGATTCCGAGGGCGCGCCGTTCTTCGTCGCCGAAGGCCGTCCCTCGGTTCCCCACGGGATCGCGTAATAGTCCGCCCGCGGAGGGAGCCCCGACGTCGCTGCCGACGAAGTGCGTTTTATGTGGTCGCCGTCGCGAGACGCGCCGCCAGGTACTCGACGCAGCCGTTCAGCGTGGCGAGCTTCCGATAATCCGTCTCAGGAATCGGAATCCGAAGCTCGTGATCGATGGCGACGACGAAGTTCAGGAGATCCATCGAGTCGATGTCGAGCTGGTCACGGATGTTGGCATCCGGATCGAGAGCAGCGAGGTCCGCTTCCGGCGCGATCTCGCCCAGGATTCGAACCACGTTCTCGCGAATTTCCGTCTCTTTCATAGCTTCTGTGGCTCCTGGAGGAGGCGGTCGATGGCCGCCAGGAATACGCTACCGCGGTGCCCGTCGGCGACTCGGTGGTCGGCGGAGAGCGTCGCGACGACCACCGGCCGGGCGACGATCGCGCCGTCGACCACCCAGGGGCGCTCCACGATCCGGCCGAATCCGACGAGGGCCACCTGGGGCGGGAAGATGATCCCGAACGCGGCTTCCGCGCCCAGGTCTCCCAGGTTCGTGACGGTGATGGTCGGGTCAGACATTTCCGACGCGCGGAGCGTGCCGGCCCGCGCGCGCCCCACCAAGTCGCGCAGGTCTCGCATCAGCTCGTCGAGACTGCGCTGGTTGGCGTCGTGCAGCGCAGGCGCTACGAGGCCGCCGCCGCGCAGGGAGATCGCGACGCCGACGTGCACATTGGCGATGCGCTCCACGTGGTCGCCGGCCCACGTGGCGTTCAGCTCCGGCACGTCGCGAAGCGCGAGCGCCGTTGCCTTGATCAACAAGACGCTGGAGAGCAGACGCTCGGCCACGGACCGGCGCGCGTTTTCCGCGGCGAGCCACGCCAGCGCCGCCGCCATGTCGATGGTCTGCTGCAGATAGAAATGTGGGATCTCCTGACTGGATCGCGTCATGGCCGCGGCGATCGCCTGGCGCATTCGCGTCGCGCGATCCGAGGGAGCGGGCGCGGCGGCTGGTGTTACGGCGCGTTGGACATCCTCGATCTGCACGCGCCCGCCCGGGCCCGTTCCGACGATGGCGCTGACGTCGATCCCCAGCTCCCGCGCGAGTTTGCGCGCCGCGGGGGAGATCCGGGGTCCCCGTCTGGATGGCTCCGTCGCCTGGGGTGCTGGCATGGGGGCTGCCGTGGCCAACGGCTGAGTTGTGGTGACCGCCGGGCGCAGGGAGGCCGTCGTCTCACCCGGCTCGCGAATGATGGCGAGGGGCGTGCCGACCGGCACTTTCTCCCCGGGCTGAACGAGCAGCTCTTCGACGACACCGTCGGTGAAGACCTCGACCTCGACGACCGCCTTGTCTGTCTCCACGTCGGCGATGATCTCGCCGCGGCGCACCGTATCGCCCGGTCCCTTGTGCCAGGCGACCAGGGTGCCGGCCTGCATATCCGCCCCCAGGATGGGCATCACAAACTCACCCATGGTCGGCGAACATCCCCTGCACAGCGGCGACGATGGTCGCGGGCTGGGGCAGCACCGCGTCTTCCAGATGTTTCGCGTACGGCATCGGGACCTCCGCGCTGCACACCCGCCCAACCGGCCAGTCGAGCGAGTCAAACGCCCGCTCCATGATCTGTGCCGCCACCTCCCCGGCCAGGCTGCCGGTCCTCCACCCCTCGTCGACGATCACGGCGCGATGGGTCTTCGCGACGGATTCGAGGACGGTCGCCATGTCGAGCGGACGAAGCGTACGCAGGTCGAGGACGTCTGCCTCGATCCCGCGTTGCGCCAGCTCGTGCGCCGCGTCCAACACCTTCCCCAGCGATCCCCCATAGGTGATGAGACTCACGTCGCTGCCCGCACGCCGGATGGACGCGTGGTCGATGTCGCAAGGGCCGGCGCGCTCGTCAACATCTTGCGCTAAGGGGTAGAGGAGCGCGTGCTCGAATATGAACACCGGATCGTGCTCTGCCATCGCTGCCAGCATCATGCCGCGCGCATCGGCGACCGTGGCCGGCGCCAGAACCCGAATCCCGGGCACGTGCGCGTACCAGCCTTCCAGGCTGTGGGCATGCTGGGCGGCCATTTGCCGGCCGCCCCCGCTGGCCATGCGCACGACGAGGGGGATCTCGAACTGGCCGCCGGACATGTAGCGGATGGCCGCCGCGTTGTTCACGACCTGGTCGAGAGCCAGCAGGCTGAAGTTGATGGTCATCACCTCGACGATCGGACGCATGCCTGCGAGGGCGGCGCCAATGCCGGCGCCGACAAAGGTCGACTCCGAAAGCGGCGTGTCCCGCACGCGGTCTGGCCCGAACTCCTCGAGGAGGCCATGGGTCACGGCGAACGAGCCCCCGTAGCGTCCGACGTCTTCGCCCATGATGAACGCGCTGGGGTCGTTCGCCAGGATCTCTCTCAGGGCGCCGCGCAGCGCGTCGCGATAGGTCATCTTCGTCATGGCGTCACCTGCTCGTCACGAATTTGGCCACATCCTCGACCGGCTCCCACGGGCTCGCTTCGGCGAACGCGACCGCGGCTTCGATTTCGGCGTCCACGGAGGTCTCGATCCGTGCGAGATCCTGGTCGGAGATCAAATGCTCCTGTTGCAGGAGTCGCTGGAACGCCGGAATGGGGTCGCGCGCTTTCCATCGCTCGACCTCGTCCTGGCTCCGATAGAGCTGGGGATCGGCCATCGAATGCCCGCGAAATCGATAGGTGCGAAACTCCAGAAGCTGCGGCTCCATTCGCTCGCGTACGAGCTGCGCGCGCTCACTCGTCGCTCGCTCCACGGCCAGGACGTCCATGCCGTCCACCGCCTCGGCTTCGATCCCGTACGCGCGGGCCCGTTGGGCAACGTCGGTGACGGCGTGCGACCGCTCGATGGCGGTGCCCATGGCGTAGCGGTTGTTCTCGCAGCAGAAGAGTACCGGGAGCTTCCAGAGTGCCGCCAGGTTCAGCGACTCGTGGAACTCGCCCTCCACGACCGCCCCCTCCCCGAAGAAGCAGGCGGTCACGCGGTGGTTCCCCTGGAGCCTGTCCGCAAGCGCGAGCCCCACCGCGATCGGCAGGCCGCCACCAACGATGGCGTACCCTCCGTAGAACCGGCGGGTGGCGTCGAAGAAGTGCATGGACCCGCCGCGACCCCGGCTGCATCCGGTTGCCTTCCCGAACATCTCCGCCATGAGGACGTCGGCGGAAACTCCCCGGGCGAGCGCGTGGCCGTGCTCCCGATAGGTCGCGACGACGGCGTCGTCCGGCGTGATGGCCTGCATCGCGCCGACGGCCACCGCCTCCTGGCCGATATACAGGTGGAGGAACCCGCGGATCTTTCCGATCTGGTAGACCTCCGCCGCCTTCTCCTCGAAGCGGCGGATCAACAGCATCGTGCGCAAGAGCGCCTGGGCATGGGCCCGATTGGTAGGCGGGCTCGACGAAACGACAGGTGATGTCATCTTAGCTGGCCTCCAGCGTTGAGATGTCCCCTTCCGGGAGTCCCATCTCGCGCGCCTTCAAAAGGCGGCGCATGATCTTCCCGCTCCGCGTCTTCGGGATCGACGGCACGATCTCGATCTCCCTCGGCGCGATGGCCGCGCCGAGCCGCGATCGGGCAAAGCCGAGCAGGTCGCGCCGAAGCTCCTCGCTCGGCGCATGGGTGCCCTTGAGGGCGACGAAGGCCTTGACCACTTCGAGCGCGACCGGGTCCGGTTTGCCGATGACGCCGACTTCCGCCA from Chloroflexota bacterium includes these protein-coding regions:
- a CDS encoding archease, yielding MERSGVDPPMNSGSSRCGYAVLEHTADVGLRVWGTTPAEAFGQAARGMLAIIVGPDASILRASRPVETREVRIDGVDLVDLLVSWLSELLVLLDADGFLPIDPRIDVCGPTELHAWVSGYQLAENEWPGGLMIKAVTYHQARVDVRDDRVEAQVIFDI
- a CDS encoding adenosylcobalamin-dependent ribonucleoside-diphosphate reductase, whose protein sequence is MTATFSENAAKLLRLRYLRRDPNRTIVETPSELIRRVAGAVAAADALYGASADAKRTAANFARLMAQIDFLPNSPALMNAGTPLGQLHGCFVLPVEDSLEKIFDSVRAAALIQQSGGGTGFSFSRLRPRGDVVLSTRRSSSGAVSFISIFDQATAVVTTGGLRRGANMGVLRVDHPDIDEFIHAKQDPRALPTFNLSVGVPDSFMHAVAHRQSYPLVNPRTGAVVRSVDARGLLDEIARCAWANGQPGLLFLDRINRDNPTPELGPLEATNPCSEQPLLPYEACCLGSINLAHMVRSGDGGPAVDWPRLRRAVRLGVHFLDNAVDVSRYPLGEIEEMCLTNRKIGLGVMGFADLLIRLRIPYASEEAVATAKRVMHFIRREAIAASEALAAVRGPFPEFRRSVFADHGAKPRRNATLTTVAPTGSLSILADCSSGIEPIYALSYRRVLAEGETLEFLHHAVAELAQEFGVAVEEMLERLTTRSTALPDSIHTVLAASHQIAPEWHLKVQAAFQDEVDAGISKTVNLPPGATVETVKETFLQAFALGLKGITVFRDESRPGQPLHLASFCLACDAPPSQPVDAGAPASR
- a CDS encoding RtcB family protein, encoding MPGMRVPGLIFADEALMGTMAADMAIQQVANVATLPGIVGHAIAMPDIHWGYGFPIGGVAATRASDGVVSPGGVGFDINCGVRLLRTPLRREEVLPHLKELVDQIFRDVPAGMGHAAARTLTPYDEDGILSKGAAWAVGMGLGTQADLDVIESGGALPGAEPARVSERARKRGAGQLGTLGSGNHFLEVQAVRSISDEEAARVFGLTGPGQIVVSIHTGSRGLGHQVCQDALAVMQRAMARYDIDVPDRQLACAPVGSPEGQEYLAAMAAAANFAWANRQAITAAVRDGFRRVLGIADADDSIQIVYDVAHNIAKLERHVVNGEELELCVHRKGATRAFPAGHPDVPARYRTVGQPVLVPGDMGRYSFLCVGLGGAMQETWGSSCHGAGRTLSRHAATRALVNIDVAERLRQRGILVRAQNRRALAEESSEAYKDVREVVSILERAGIAGIVAELEPLGVIKG
- a CDS encoding BON domain-containing protein — translated: MVSAVKSDSDIKSDVVAELKWDSRVDETDIGVEVQDGIVTLTGTVPSYAARIAAQNAAHRVRDVLDVVNHVDVRLPTSTIRTDVDIAADVRRALERDVFVAADRIRTTVSHGELTLEGEVDLLRERDDAWNAVLHINGVTRIVNKLEVRRPELSPYQIRRAIEDALQRQLAREVERIEVLVADGTVTLQGKVRSWPEKRAAIEATRHAPGVSSVVDQLEVAAEG
- a CDS encoding acyl carrier protein; protein product: MKETEIRENVVRILGEIAPEADLAALDPDANIRDQLDIDSMDLLNFVVAIDHELRIPIPETDYRKLATLNGCVEYLAARLATATT
- a CDS encoding dihydrolipoamide acetyltransferase family protein — its product is MGEFVMPILGADMQAGTLVAWHKGPGDTVRRGEIIADVETDKAVVEVEVFTDGVVEELLVQPGEKVPVGTPLAIIREPGETTASLRPAVTTTQPLATAAPMPAPQATEPSRRGPRISPAARKLARELGIDVSAIVGTGPGGRVQIEDVQRAVTPAAAPAPSDRATRMRQAIAAAMTRSSQEIPHFYLQQTIDMAAALAWLAAENARRSVAERLLSSVLLIKATALALRDVPELNATWAGDHVERIANVHVGVAISLRGGGLVAPALHDANQRSLDELMRDLRDLVGRARAGTLRASEMSDPTITVTNLGDLGAEAAFGIIFPPQVALVGFGRIVERPWVVDGAIVARPVVVATLSADHRVADGHRGSVFLAAIDRLLQEPQKL
- a CDS encoding alpha-ketoacid dehydrogenase subunit beta, which produces MTKMTYRDALRGALREILANDPSAFIMGEDVGRYGGSFAVTHGLLEEFGPDRVRDTPLSESTFVGAGIGAALAGMRPIVEVMTINFSLLALDQVVNNAAAIRYMSGGQFEIPLVVRMASGGGRQMAAQHAHSLEGWYAHVPGIRVLAPATVADARGMMLAAMAEHDPVFIFEHALLYPLAQDVDERAGPCDIDHASIRRAGSDVSLITYGGSLGKVLDAAHELAQRGIEADVLDLRTLRPLDMATVLESVAKTHRAVIVDEGWRTGSLAGEVAAQIMERAFDSLDWPVGRVCSAEVPMPYAKHLEDAVLPQPATIVAAVQGMFADHG
- the pdhA gene encoding pyruvate dehydrogenase (acetyl-transferring) E1 component subunit alpha, translating into MTSPVVSSSPPTNRAHAQALLRTMLLIRRFEEKAAEVYQIGKIRGFLHLYIGQEAVAVGAMQAITPDDAVVATYREHGHALARGVSADVLMAEMFGKATGCSRGRGGSMHFFDATRRFYGGYAIVGGGLPIAVGLALADRLQGNHRVTACFFGEGAVVEGEFHESLNLAALWKLPVLFCCENNRYAMGTAIERSHAVTDVAQRARAYGIEAEAVDGMDVLAVERATSERAQLVRERMEPQLLEFRTYRFRGHSMADPQLYRSQDEVERWKARDPIPAFQRLLQQEHLISDQDLARIETSVDAEIEAAVAFAEASPWEPVEDVAKFVTSR